The following are from one region of the Stanieria cyanosphaera PCC 7437 genome:
- a CDS encoding ROK family protein, with translation MNSNQTEQGIRTLGVDIGGSGVKAIVLDEQGLTITERSRVKTPQPATPEAVLNAIASLASEQGEFERVAVGFPGVVQYGITKTAVNLDPQWENFNLGDALSKLLAKPVKVANDADIQGLGAIKGQGVELVLTLGTGFGSALFIDGKLVPNLEMGHHPFRKGETYEEQLGRAALNKIGVQKWNNRLQRAIANLEHLFNYNTLYLGGGEAKNINFQLPESVVVIPNISGLLGGIKLWQN, from the coding sequence ATGAATAGCAATCAAACAGAGCAAGGTATCCGCACTTTGGGAGTAGATATTGGCGGTAGTGGCGTTAAAGCTATAGTTTTAGATGAGCAAGGATTGACTATAACTGAACGCAGTCGAGTTAAAACTCCTCAACCAGCTACTCCTGAAGCAGTTCTTAATGCTATTGCTAGTTTAGCCTCAGAACAAGGAGAATTTGAGCGAGTTGCAGTAGGATTTCCTGGGGTTGTGCAGTATGGAATTACAAAAACTGCGGTAAATCTCGATCCGCAATGGGAAAATTTTAATCTAGGTGATGCTTTATCAAAACTTTTAGCTAAACCTGTCAAAGTTGCTAATGATGCAGATATTCAAGGTTTAGGCGCAATTAAAGGACAAGGAGTAGAATTAGTTCTAACCTTGGGAACTGGATTTGGTTCGGCATTATTTATTGATGGTAAATTAGTTCCTAATTTGGAAATGGGACATCATCCTTTTCGCAAGGGAGAAACCTATGAAGAACAACTGGGTAGAGCAGCTTTAAATAAAATAGGTGTACAAAAATGGAATAATCGTCTTCAAAGAGCGATCGCGAATCTTGAACATCTATTTAATTACAATACACTTTATCTCGGTGGTGGTGAAGCTAAAAATATTAATTTTCAATTACCTGAAAGTGTGGTAGTTATTCCTAATATTTCAGGGTTATTGGGTGGGATTAAGTTGTGGCAAAATTAA
- a CDS encoding serine/threonine protein kinase, producing the protein MINILLKNRYLIQQQLGKRGGRETFLAQDQITQQLVVIKFLKFGLDFEWEHLKLFEREAQTLQNISHPAIAQYLDYFEIDLPNCQGFALVQSYIQAQSLTEQIQQGRNFSESEVKQIAAKILEILIYLHNRKPPIIHRDIKPSNILLTKSFENNIGEIYLIDFGSVQNVVAREGGTITIVGTYGYMPPEQFGDRCVPASDLYSLGATLIYLITGIQPADLPQQEGKIQFETGVNLSIELTAWLRKMTEPSLDKRFNSAQLALQELNNPSKKYQNNIVISQPIDSQINLYKTQEKIEITVPPAGFNPGLIGLTTFAIAWNSFIAFWTYNAVFIAPFPINIIFGLFSLPFWTAGLGMVGGILFTLFGKKKLIINQQRIAFIYQLFQFKYQNPKPSPTAGIIKIQRHNYLHLQNSDSESTKFSPTLQIWVGKNKYQLDSLSEPELDWLAQELSDWLNLPIVRD; encoded by the coding sequence ATGATAAATATTCTTTTAAAAAACCGCTATTTAATTCAACAGCAATTAGGGAAAAGAGGAGGAAGAGAAACTTTTCTAGCTCAAGATCAAATAACTCAACAATTAGTCGTAATTAAGTTCTTAAAATTTGGTCTAGATTTTGAATGGGAACATTTAAAACTTTTTGAAAGAGAAGCTCAAACTCTCCAAAATATTTCTCATCCTGCTATTGCTCAATATCTTGATTACTTTGAAATCGATCTACCTAATTGCCAAGGATTTGCTTTGGTACAAAGTTATATTCAAGCTCAATCTTTGACAGAACAAATTCAACAAGGAAGAAATTTTTCTGAATCAGAAGTTAAGCAGATAGCAGCAAAGATTTTAGAAATTTTGATTTATTTACATAATCGTAAACCACCGATTATTCATCGAGATATTAAGCCTAGTAATATTCTGTTAACTAAAAGTTTTGAAAATAATATTGGTGAGATTTATTTAATTGATTTTGGTTCGGTCCAGAATGTTGTAGCTAGAGAAGGAGGTACAATTACTATTGTGGGAACTTATGGCTATATGCCTCCCGAACAGTTTGGCGATCGCTGTGTTCCTGCTTCGGATTTATATAGTTTGGGCGCAACTTTAATTTATTTAATTACAGGAATTCAACCAGCAGATTTACCGCAACAAGAAGGAAAAATTCAATTTGAAACTGGAGTTAATTTAAGTATAGAATTAACAGCTTGGTTACGAAAAATGACTGAACCAAGTTTAGATAAAAGATTTAATTCTGCACAATTAGCTCTACAAGAATTAAACAATCCTTCTAAAAAATATCAAAATAATATAGTTATTTCTCAACCGATTGATAGTCAAATTAATTTATATAAGACACAAGAAAAAATTGAAATAACCGTTCCTCCTGCTGGATTTAATCCAGGTTTAATTGGTTTAACAACTTTTGCGATCGCTTGGAATTCTTTTATTGCTTTTTGGACATATAATGCAGTTTTTATTGCTCCTTTTCCGATTAATATAATTTTTGGTCTATTTTCTTTACCTTTTTGGACAGCAGGATTAGGTATGGTAGGAGGAATTTTATTTACTTTATTTGGCAAGAAAAAACTGATTATTAATCAACAGCGAATAGCTTTCATTTATCAATTATTTCAATTTAAATATCAAAATCCTAAACCATCACCTACAGCAGGAATTATAAAAATACAACGCCATAATTATTTGCATCTTCAAAATTCTGATAGTGAATCTACTAAATTTTCACCCACTCTTCAAATCTGGGTTGGCAAAAATAAATATCAACTTGATTCTTTAAGCGAACCAGAATTAGATTGGCTGGCACAAGAATTGAGTGATTGGTTAAATTTACCGATTGTACGAGATTAA
- a CDS encoding Crp/Fnr family transcriptional regulator, producing MNPKQNHLLDILSEADYQKILPHLQLVRLCQGQILHLPGDIIKELYFPINCLLSITITMINGATAEAGIVGNRDVLGINALMGSRETTQTEYIVQLSGAAFKIKASLMREIFQQNQQFRDVMLQYTQAFIAQICQTTACNRLHVIEQRLARWLLEAQDLVDSNELYLTQEFISNMLGVHRPGVTLAIQKLYERGCIRYCRSEISIVNQKKLEQCSCECFKVVRSEYERILGIKHKYVS from the coding sequence ATGAATCCTAAACAAAACCATTTGCTAGACATTTTATCAGAGGCTGATTATCAAAAAATTTTACCTCATTTACAGCTTGTTCGTTTGTGTCAAGGGCAAATACTGCATTTACCTGGTGACATAATTAAAGAACTATATTTTCCGATTAACTGTCTTCTCTCTATTACTATTACGATGATCAACGGTGCTACGGCAGAAGCTGGTATAGTTGGCAATCGTGATGTACTAGGAATCAATGCATTGATGGGTAGCAGAGAAACTACACAAACAGAATATATTGTCCAGCTTTCTGGTGCAGCATTCAAAATCAAAGCGTCTCTGATGCGAGAAATATTTCAACAAAACCAGCAGTTTCGTGATGTCATGTTGCAATATACTCAAGCATTTATCGCTCAAATCTGCCAAACCACTGCTTGCAACCGTCTTCATGTAATCGAACAACGTTTAGCTCGTTGGTTACTAGAAGCTCAAGACCTTGTTGATTCAAATGAACTATATTTAACCCAAGAGTTTATCAGTAATATGTTGGGAGTACATCGTCCTGGAGTTACTCTAGCTATCCAAAAACTTTATGAGCGGGGTTGTATTCGTTATTGTCGCAGTGAAATCTCAATTGTTAACCAAAAAAAATTAGAACAATGTTCTTGTGAGTGTTTTAAAGTAGTTAGAAGCGAATACGAGCGCATTTTGGGAATTAAACACAAGTATGTTTCTTAA
- a CDS encoding DUF4385 domain-containing protein, whose product MSKFDYSLKFEQINFRLRPDLYKVGKGEQGVLLVEPYKSEILPYWRFKTPEIAKESSEKIYHLFLDYLANDDFIGADMARKFLQMGYTRSRRYANHKNGKKYRNNPQKTSSELEEKQARQDILPYEFDPIKAQSAEIFKSKWLEAKANQKYQILLQKHKQQYEVKTN is encoded by the coding sequence ATGTCTAAATTTGATTACTCGCTTAAGTTCGAGCAAATTAATTTCCGTCTCCGCCCTGATTTATATAAAGTTGGTAAAGGTGAGCAAGGAGTTTTATTGGTAGAACCGTACAAATCAGAAATCTTGCCTTATTGGCGGTTTAAAACTCCAGAAATAGCGAAGGAATCGAGTGAAAAAATTTATCACCTCTTTCTTGATTATTTAGCAAACGATGATTTCATCGGAGCAGATATGGCAAGAAAATTTTTGCAAATGGGCTATACTCGCTCTCGTCGCTATGCTAATCATAAAAATGGCAAAAAATATCGAAATAATCCTCAAAAAACTTCCTCGGAGTTAGAGGAAAAACAAGCGCGTCAAGACATTTTACCTTACGAATTTGACCCGATTAAAGCTCAATCAGCAGAAATTTTTAAATCTAAATGGCTGGAAGCTAAAGCCAATCAAAAATATCAAATTTTATTACAAAAACACAAACAACAGTACGAAGTAAAAACTAATTAA
- a CDS encoding chlorophyll a/b-binding protein has protein sequence MQNRKPKLGFTRFAEIWNGRLAMLGFVSVVLIELITGRGILTQLGLI, from the coding sequence ATGCAAAATCGAAAACCTAAATTAGGATTTACTAGATTTGCTGAAATTTGGAACGGTCGTCTAGCAATGTTGGGTTTTGTGAGCGTAGTCTTGATTGAGTTAATTACTGGTCGAGGCATTCTTACTCAACTAGGTTTAATCTAA
- a CDS encoding DNA-binding transcriptional response regulator: MSYSSERIPTILLLEKDDETRRLLIENLRDRNYRVLAAIDEENAIEWLVNNQEIRPNLLVINQAKMSLEDCLKIIQRIDEKTGLSPKIPTIIIAEQYSPALEGTEARIDDNRYIIYLEDAQQLFALVARLCLRINTN; the protein is encoded by the coding sequence ATGAGTTATTCATCAGAGCGAATACCAACCATTTTATTACTAGAAAAAGATGATGAAACTCGTCGTTTATTAATTGAAAATCTTCGCGATCGCAATTATCGAGTACTAGCAGCCATAGATGAAGAAAATGCTATTGAATGGCTGGTGAATAATCAAGAAATACGTCCTAATTTATTGGTAATTAATCAAGCCAAAATGTCTCTAGAAGATTGCTTAAAAATTATACAACGTATTGATGAAAAAACTGGGCTTTCTCCAAAAATACCAACCATCATTATAGCAGAACAATACTCACCTGCTTTAGAAGGAACAGAAGCAAGAATCGACGATAATAGATACATTATTTACCTTGAAGACGCTCAACAACTATTCGCTCTTGTGGCTCGCCTTTGTTTAAGAATTAACACCAACTAA
- a CDS encoding response regulator — translation MVPIKLLLIDDNQDNIILIEVALQRNTNWTVLTASNAIEGITKAEVEIPDVILLDLIMPDLDGLTVYDILKNNSFTRTIPIIFITAMVSTKVLNELEATDVAGIITKPFNTVTLASDISKMCGWNWNIFEKKNRLKTWEICEDEKKTNNFNFRIVPFLI, via the coding sequence ATGGTACCGATAAAACTTTTGCTTATTGATGATAATCAAGATAATATAATCTTGATCGAAGTTGCTCTTCAAAGAAATACAAACTGGACAGTTTTAACGGCTTCAAATGCAATAGAAGGAATTACCAAAGCTGAAGTAGAAATACCAGATGTAATTTTGTTGGATTTAATTATGCCCGATCTAGATGGTTTAACTGTTTATGATATTTTAAAAAATAATTCTTTTACCCGTACTATTCCAATTATTTTTATTACAGCAATGGTTAGCACAAAAGTTTTAAATGAATTAGAAGCTACTGATGTTGCAGGAATAATTACTAAACCTTTTAATACGGTTACCTTAGCCTCTGATATCTCGAAAATGTGTGGCTGGAATTGGAATATTTTTGAAAAGAAAAACAGATTGAAAACTTGGGAAATATGCGAGGACGAAAAAAAAACTAATAATTTTAATTTTCGGATAGTTCCCTTCTTGATATAG
- a CDS encoding hypervirulence associated TUDOR domain-containing protein, with the protein MGEKQIRKGSSVTWQWGKGTAEGKVQEIFREKITKTIKGSEVTRDGSRKNPAYLIKQEDGTEVLKLRNELNHGDV; encoded by the coding sequence ATGGGAGAAAAACAAATTAGAAAAGGGTCAAGTGTAACTTGGCAATGGGGAAAAGGTACAGCAGAAGGAAAAGTACAGGAAATTTTTCGAGAAAAAATTACCAAGACTATTAAAGGTAGCGAAGTTACTCGGGATGGTTCAAGAAAAAATCCAGCTTATTTGATTAAACAAGAAGATGGAACAGAAGTTTTGAAACTCAGAAATGAACTAAATCACGGAGATGTTTAG
- a CDS encoding VOC family protein, giving the protein MTDIGLTHIALPVSNLERSIKFYSTYAKMRVVHRRIDAETGVAVVWLSDHTRPFVIVLIQTDSVHPILSPLAHLGVGCPSREDIDILCEKARIEGVLLEPPKDSGYPIGYWAFLQDPDGHTLELSYGQEIGHTVENAY; this is encoded by the coding sequence ATGACTGATATTGGACTTACTCACATCGCACTTCCTGTCTCAAATCTTGAGCGGAGTATCAAATTTTATTCAACCTATGCTAAAATGCGAGTTGTTCATCGCCGTATCGATGCAGAAACTGGCGTTGCCGTAGTTTGGCTGAGTGATCATACTCGACCTTTTGTAATTGTTTTAATTCAAACTGATTCTGTACATCCTATTCTTTCCCCCTTGGCACATTTGGGTGTTGGTTGTCCGAGTCGCGAAGATATAGATATTTTATGTGAAAAAGCGCGCATCGAAGGTGTATTGCTCGAACCACCAAAAGATTCTGGATATCCAATCGGTTATTGGGCTTTTCTGCAAGATCCAGATGGTCATACTCTTGAACTATCTTATGGGCAAGAAATTGGTCATACCGTAGAAAATGCTTATTAA
- a CDS encoding pentapeptide repeat-containing protein, which produces MKLGTLFTFGGLTPLLLATSVYAANPNHVKQLLATGECYGCDLSEADLQDAHLIGADLRKANLEGANLTGANLEGADLTGANLENANLTAAFVTNASLNQANLNQVNFTAATINDADVSGASMIGLNLTNAQIFNTGISVGGSYEE; this is translated from the coding sequence ATGAAACTTGGAACTTTATTCACTTTTGGGGGTTTAACTCCCTTGCTGCTTGCTACTTCGGTTTATGCAGCTAATCCCAACCATGTTAAGCAATTACTCGCTACAGGAGAATGCTACGGGTGCGATCTTTCAGAAGCAGATTTGCAAGATGCTCATTTAATTGGTGCAGATTTACGAAAAGCTAATTTAGAAGGTGCAAACTTAACAGGTGCAAACTTAGAAGGTGCAGATTTAACAGGTGCAAACTTGGAAAATGCTAACCTTACTGCTGCTTTTGTAACCAATGCTAGTTTAAATCAGGCGAATTTAAATCAAGTAAACTTTACCGCAGCAACTATTAACGATGCGGATGTGTCGGGTGCATCAATGATTGGTTTAAATTTAACCAATGCCCAAATTTTTAACACAGGAATTTCAGTAGGTGGCAGTTACGAAGAATAA
- a CDS encoding lecithin retinol acyltransferase family protein, translating to MARGDQIYVYRNFYNFDGIYQHHGIDCGDNTVIHYRKPSEIIERTSLNVFTRGNPIYIKQYVEGFSFIVDVVVERAESRLGEQKYNLLFNNCEHFATWCKTGISDSKQIRDFIPVIGRLNTDQFYEPIKEALSGKDPNNSEQLLDQALGNLKNAWERIQPEYKQVRQEIDTWTKVAQAAVQKNRDDLAKAALMKKWNYQKRANELEKQLNEVAKLTENLMLNRQNLA from the coding sequence ATGGCAAGAGGCGATCAGATTTACGTATACAGAAATTTTTATAATTTTGATGGTATCTATCAACATCACGGTATTGACTGCGGTGATAATACAGTTATTCATTACCGCAAACCCAGTGAAATAATTGAACGGACTTCTTTGAATGTTTTTACTAGAGGCAATCCGATTTATATTAAACAATATGTTGAAGGATTTAGCTTTATAGTTGATGTAGTAGTAGAAAGAGCAGAAAGTAGACTAGGAGAACAAAAATACAATCTTTTATTTAATAATTGTGAGCATTTTGCTACTTGGTGTAAAACTGGTATTAGTGATAGTAAACAAATCAGAGATTTTATTCCTGTTATTGGTAGATTAAATACCGATCAATTCTACGAACCAATTAAAGAAGCTTTATCAGGAAAAGATCCTAATAATTCTGAACAATTATTAGATCAAGCTTTAGGAAATTTAAAAAATGCTTGGGAGAGAATTCAACCAGAATATAAACAAGTTCGTCAAGAAATAGATACTTGGACTAAAGTTGCTCAAGCAGCAGTGCAAAAAAATCGAGATGATTTAGCTAAAGCTGCATTGATGAAAAAATGGAACTATCAAAAAAGAGCAAATGAACTAGAAAAACAATTAAATGAAGTTGCCAAGTTAACAGAAAATTTAATGCTTAATCGTCAAAACTTAGCTTAA
- a CDS encoding response regulator: MIDNLKQSLLIVEDSDEDFEALGRIMRQASLDIPVYRCIDGDDALDFLYRTGEYRDITWVEPPALILLDLNLPGTDGREVLEHIKQDHEFKTIPIIIFTTSSNPKDIEICYRQGVNSYIIKPLNTYKLKKAVQTLIDYWFEVVTLPKQK; encoded by the coding sequence ATGATTGACAATTTAAAACAATCATTATTAATAGTCGAAGATAGCGATGAAGATTTTGAAGCTTTAGGAAGAATAATGCGACAAGCTTCTTTGGATATTCCCGTTTATCGCTGCATCGATGGGGATGATGCCTTAGATTTTTTGTATCGTACTGGAGAATATCGAGATATTACTTGGGTAGAACCTCCTGCTTTAATTTTACTTGACCTCAACTTACCAGGAACTGACGGGAGAGAAGTACTCGAACACATTAAACAAGATCACGAATTTAAAACTATTCCCATCATAATTTTTACAACTTCTTCTAATCCTAAAGATATTGAAATTTGTTATCGTCAGGGAGTAAATAGTTATATTATTAAACCTCTCAATACCTATAAATTAAAAAAAGCAGTCCAAACTCTGATTGATTATTGGTTTGAAGTTGTTACTCTTCCTAAACAAAAATAA
- a CDS encoding MFS transporter, with the protein MKANQNLKSSSLPPQYWLIALIALINSISFTIIIPLLYPYAKQFGLSDFEASLLTTAYAISQFLGTPILGKLADRLGRRPILIISLAGTVVASLLASVATVAWLLYVARILDGLTGANNSVAQSVISDITTPAQRPQAFGIFGAMFRLGFVIGPTLSYLAQQLPTLPGISSLGMSFVVAAAIATLATILTIFCLPETLTVKQNFHLSWQDFDFGRIAKSATRPKLGQLFILTFLSGATFTIFTFAFQPFFLNVLNQNAKGLAIVFAVIGMLGFIAQVFIVEPLRKRFNLINILSVALLIRGITFLLMPTFPSLTAFAIIITIFGIANSFPMPLIDSVLSLNTGRGEQGEILGINASYLSMANAIGPAISGILVSIDYKTPLWITGALTILTAWFALNLKTQFKCEQKV; encoded by the coding sequence ATGAAAGCCAACCAAAACCTAAAGTCTTCTTCACTACCCCCTCAATATTGGCTTATTGCTTTAATCGCTTTAATTAATTCAATTAGCTTTACAATTATTATTCCTTTACTATATCCTTACGCAAAACAATTTGGCTTGAGTGATTTTGAAGCTAGTTTACTAACTACAGCTTATGCAATTTCACAGTTTTTAGGTACACCAATACTAGGAAAATTAGCTGACCGCTTGGGTCGTCGACCGATCCTGATTATTAGTTTAGCAGGAACAGTAGTTGCTAGTTTACTTGCTAGTGTGGCAACTGTAGCATGGTTATTATATGTAGCGCGTATTCTTGATGGTTTAACTGGCGCTAATAATTCTGTAGCTCAATCGGTTATTAGCGATATTACTACTCCTGCACAACGTCCCCAAGCTTTTGGAATTTTTGGAGCTATGTTTCGTTTGGGTTTTGTGATTGGTCCTACTTTAAGTTATCTCGCTCAACAATTACCTACTTTACCAGGAATTTCGTCTTTAGGAATGAGTTTTGTTGTAGCAGCAGCGATCGCAACTTTAGCTACTATTTTAACAATTTTTTGTTTACCCGAAACTTTAACAGTCAAACAAAATTTTCACTTAAGTTGGCAAGATTTTGACTTTGGCAGAATTGCTAAATCAGCAACTAGACCAAAATTAGGACAATTGTTTATTTTAACTTTTTTAAGTGGTGCTACTTTTACAATTTTTACTTTTGCTTTTCAACCATTTTTTCTCAATGTTTTGAATCAAAATGCGAAAGGATTAGCTATTGTTTTTGCAGTGATTGGTATGTTGGGATTTATTGCTCAAGTATTTATCGTTGAACCTCTTAGAAAAAGATTTAATTTAATTAATATTTTGTCTGTAGCTTTATTAATTAGAGGAATCACTTTTTTATTAATGCCAACTTTTCCAAGCCTAACTGCATTTGCTATTATTATTACTATTTTTGGCATAGCTAATTCTTTTCCCATGCCTTTAATCGATTCAGTTTTATCTCTTAATACTGGTAGAGGGGAACAAGGAGAAATATTAGGAATTAATGCTTCTTATCTCAGCATGGCTAATGCCATTGGTCCAGCTATTTCTGGTATCTTAGTTAGTATTGACTACAAAACACCTTTATGGATTACAGGTGCATTAACGATTCTTACCGCTTGGTTCGCTCTCAATCTCAAAACTCAATTTAAATGCGAACAAAAAGTTTAA
- a CDS encoding ATP-binding protein, whose product MNSYNLTNAETLDLNNCDREPIHIPGSIQPHGVLIAFNYSDLIIIQVSNNTEKLLGYQPQELLGKNLFQLLDLQQVKTIQKCLEEDFSQVNPLKLEIKQQHFNGIVHRSLDDTVILELEPTNSTKELNFFSFHNLVKKPLDQIQNASNLTELTQIIAQEIQRITGFERVMIYRFNSESAGKVIAEAKTEKLTPYLGLYYPASDIPKQARELYILNLLRIIPDANYQPAQLTPLLNPVTNAPLDLSLSVLRSVSPIHIEYLNNMDVTASMSISLLKDQQLWGLIACHHSTPKYISYETRTICEFLGQIMSLELTSKEDNENLDYKLKLKSLQAKLVESISQSENLLDSLLATNDHLLQLVNAQGVAICLNQSITTRGKTPSSEQIQALWNWVSEKIENETIFYTDQLIQQYPIATEIKDVASGLLVLVISKVQKTYLMWFRPEVIQTVKWGGNPHKPVERSEKDNLRISPRKSFELWQETVQLKALPWQRCEIEAAIELKNNIVGIVLRKAEELAQINQELTRSNNELDAFAYLASHDLKEPLRGIHNYSSFLLEDYGSILNEDGVSKLQTLMRLTQRMENLINSLLHYSRLGRVELILKETDLNQLLNPIIETIKISFKEQQIDIFIPRRLPTIKCDRIQIGELFTNLITNAIKYNDKPVKSIEIGWQQEEVLPEQSDWQFYIKDNGIGIREKHQEVIFRIFKRLHPTNRYGGGTGAGLTIAQKIVERHFGKIWVESIYGQGSTFYFTIPQ is encoded by the coding sequence ATGAATTCTTACAATTTGACTAACGCAGAAACCTTAGATTTAAATAATTGCGATCGCGAACCGATTCATATTCCTGGTTCAATTCAACCTCATGGTGTATTAATTGCTTTCAATTACTCAGATTTGATCATTATTCAGGTTAGTAACAACACCGAAAAGTTATTAGGTTATCAACCTCAAGAATTACTAGGAAAAAACTTATTTCAATTACTCGATCTTCAACAAGTTAAAACAATTCAAAAATGTCTAGAAGAAGATTTCAGTCAGGTTAATCCTCTTAAATTAGAGATTAAACAGCAGCATTTCAACGGAATTGTTCATCGTTCACTAGATGACACTGTTATTTTAGAATTAGAACCAACTAACTCAACCAAAGAACTGAACTTTTTTAGTTTTCATAATTTAGTAAAAAAACCTCTCGATCAAATTCAGAATGCATCTAATCTAACTGAACTTACTCAGATTATTGCTCAAGAAATACAGCGCATTACAGGTTTTGAACGAGTCATGATCTACCGCTTCAATTCTGAAAGTGCAGGAAAAGTTATTGCCGAAGCAAAAACAGAAAAATTAACCCCATATTTAGGTTTATATTATCCTGCTTCTGATATTCCTAAACAGGCAAGAGAACTTTATATTCTTAATTTGTTGCGAATCATTCCCGATGCAAATTATCAACCTGCACAATTAACGCCTCTACTTAACCCAGTAACTAATGCACCCTTGGATTTAAGTCTGTCGGTTTTACGAAGTGTCTCACCTATTCACATCGAGTATTTAAATAATATGGATGTGACAGCTTCGATGTCGATTTCTTTACTTAAAGACCAACAACTTTGGGGTTTAATTGCTTGTCATCATTCTACTCCCAAATATATAAGCTACGAAACTCGTACAATCTGTGAATTTCTTGGACAAATAATGTCTTTAGAATTAACTTCTAAAGAAGACAATGAAAATCTTGACTACAAACTCAAACTAAAGTCTTTACAAGCAAAGCTAGTCGAATCAATTTCTCAAAGTGAAAATTTACTTGATAGTTTACTAGCAACGAATGATCATTTACTGCAACTGGTAAATGCACAAGGAGTAGCAATTTGCCTCAATCAATCAATTACTACTAGAGGAAAAACTCCTTCATCCGAACAAATTCAAGCTTTATGGAATTGGGTAAGCGAAAAAATTGAGAATGAAACTATTTTTTATACCGATCAATTAATTCAACAATATCCAATTGCTACAGAAATCAAAGACGTTGCTAGTGGTTTATTGGTTTTAGTCATTTCTAAAGTCCAAAAAACTTATCTTATGTGGTTTCGTCCCGAAGTGATTCAAACTGTTAAATGGGGTGGAAATCCTCATAAACCTGTAGAAAGATCTGAAAAAGATAATTTAAGGATATCACCTCGTAAATCTTTTGAACTTTGGCAAGAAACCGTTCAATTAAAAGCATTACCTTGGCAAAGATGCGAAATTGAAGCAGCAATCGAACTGAAAAACAATATTGTTGGGATTGTTCTTCGTAAAGCAGAAGAATTAGCACAAATTAATCAAGAGTTAACCCGCAGCAATAATGAACTAGATGCTTTTGCCTATCTTGCCTCTCACGATCTTAAAGAACCCCTCAGAGGTATTCATAACTATTCTAGCTTTTTACTTGAAGATTACGGTTCTATACTCAATGAAGATGGTGTCTCTAAACTACAAACCTTGATGCGATTAACCCAAAGGATGGAAAATTTAATTAATTCTTTGTTGCATTATTCTCGTTTAGGCAGAGTAGAACTAATTTTAAAGGAAACTGATCTCAATCAGTTATTAAATCCCATCATCGAGACAATCAAAATTTCTTTTAAAGAACAACAAATAGACATTTTTATTCCTCGTCGCTTACCTACAATCAAATGCGATCGCATTCAAATTGGAGAATTATTTACTAATTTAATTACTAATGCAATTAAATACAATGACAAACCCGTCAAATCAATTGAAATTGGTTGGCAGCAAGAAGAAGTTTTACCTGAGCAGTCTGATTGGCAGTTTTATATTAAAGATAATGGCATTGGTATCCGCGAAAAACATCAAGAAGTAATTTTTCGTATTTTTAAACGTCTTCATCCTACTAATCGCTATGGTGGTGGAACGGGTGCTGGTTTAACAATCGCTCAAAAAATCGTCGAACGCCACTTTGGAAAAATTTGGGTTGAATCAATTTATGGTCAAGGTAGTACTTTTTATTTCACTATCCCACAATAA